A region of Streptomyces sp. NBC_01750 DNA encodes the following proteins:
- a CDS encoding peptidylprolyl isomerase, whose protein sequence is MAEQLYATLKTNQGDIEIRLLPNHAPKTVKNFVELAQGEREWTHPATGKKSTDRLYDGTVFHRVIGGFMIQGGDPLGNGTGGPGYEFQDEFHPDLAFDKPYLLAMANAGPATNGSQFFITVSPTAWLTRKHTIFGEVSNDAGKKVVDAIAGAQTNPRTDRPLNDVVIQSVVVETREG, encoded by the coding sequence GTGGCCGAGCAGCTTTACGCCACCTTGAAGACCAACCAAGGCGACATCGAAATCCGGCTTCTGCCGAACCACGCGCCCAAGACGGTCAAGAACTTTGTCGAGCTCGCCCAGGGCGAGCGTGAGTGGACCCACCCGGCGACCGGCAAGAAATCCACGGACAGGCTGTACGACGGTACGGTCTTCCACCGTGTGATCGGCGGCTTCATGATCCAGGGCGGCGACCCGCTCGGCAACGGCACCGGCGGCCCGGGCTACGAGTTCCAGGACGAGTTCCACCCGGACCTCGCCTTCGACAAGCCGTACCTGCTCGCCATGGCCAACGCCGGCCCGGCCACCAACGGCTCGCAGTTCTTCATCACCGTGTCGCCCACCGCCTGGCTCACCCGCAAGCACACCATCTTCGGTGAGGTCAGCAACGACGCGGGCAAGAAGGTCGTGGACGCCATCGCGGGCGCCCAGACCAACCCGCGCACCGACCGCCCGCTCAACGACGTCGTGATCCAGTCGGTCGTCGTCGAGACCCGCGAAGGCTGA
- a CDS encoding rhomboid family intramembrane serine protease gives MDQASGSPQEPQDAHGLPSCYRHPGRETGIRCTRCERPICTDCMVSASVGFQCPECVRTGSGTGHAPSANQPRTVAGGSVAADPRLLTKILIGLNLAAFLVQLSVGDRFTDQFDLIGRAFVPELGSVEGVAEGQWYRLVTAMFLHGGYVHIAFNMLSLWWIGGPLEAALGRVRYLALYLLSGLAGSALTYLIAGSNEPSLGASGAIFGLFGATAVLMRRLNYDMRPVIALLVINLIFTFGWPSIAWQAHVGGLVAGVVIGYAMVHAPAERRTLVQVGTCALVLLATVGMALARTASLT, from the coding sequence ATGGACCAGGCGTCAGGCAGTCCACAGGAGCCGCAGGACGCGCACGGCCTGCCGAGCTGCTACCGGCATCCGGGTCGCGAGACGGGCATCCGCTGCACCCGCTGTGAGCGGCCGATCTGCACGGACTGCATGGTCAGCGCATCGGTCGGATTCCAGTGCCCGGAGTGCGTGCGTACCGGTTCGGGTACGGGGCACGCACCGTCCGCGAACCAGCCACGGACGGTCGCCGGGGGTTCTGTCGCCGCTGACCCGCGACTGTTGACCAAGATCCTGATCGGGCTCAACCTGGCCGCCTTCCTGGTGCAGCTGTCGGTCGGGGACCGATTCACCGACCAGTTCGACTTGATCGGGCGGGCCTTCGTCCCGGAGCTCGGATCGGTCGAGGGCGTCGCCGAAGGACAGTGGTATCGCCTGGTGACGGCGATGTTCCTGCACGGCGGCTACGTCCACATCGCCTTCAACATGCTCAGCCTGTGGTGGATCGGTGGCCCGCTGGAAGCTGCCCTGGGCCGCGTCCGCTACCTCGCCCTCTATCTGCTCTCCGGCCTGGCGGGCAGTGCGCTCACGTATCTGATCGCCGGCTCGAACGAGCCGTCGCTGGGCGCCTCGGGTGCCATCTTCGGACTGTTCGGCGCGACCGCCGTTCTCATGCGCCGGCTGAACTACGACATGCGGCCGGTCATCGCGCTGCTGGTGATCAACCTGATCTTCACCTTCGGGTGGCCCAGCATCGCGTGGCAGGCCCACGTAGGCGGGCTCGTTGCCGGTGTCGTGATCGGGTACGCCATGGTGCACGCTCCGGCTGAGCGCCGCACCCTCGTTCAGGTCGGGACCTGTGCACTTGTCCTTCTGGCGACCGTGGGTATGGCGCTGGCCAGAACCGCTTCGCTCACCTGA
- the crgA gene encoding cell division protein CrgA, producing MPKSRIRKKADFTPPPASKQATSIKLTSRSWVAPVMLAMFLIGLAWIVLFYVTEGDLPIKSFGNWNIVAGFGFIAAGFGVSTQWK from the coding sequence GTGCCGAAGTCACGTATCCGCAAGAAGGCCGACTTCACGCCGCCGCCGGCATCGAAGCAGGCGACGAGCATAAAGCTGACAAGCCGCAGCTGGGTCGCACCGGTGATGCTCGCGATGTTTCTCATCGGGCTCGCCTGGATCGTTCTCTTCTATGTGACCGAGGGCGATCTGCCGATCAAGAGCTTCGGCAACTGGAACATCGTCGCCGGCTTCGGTTTCATCGCCGCCGGCTTCGGCGTCTCCACCCAGTGGAAGTAG
- a CDS encoding DUF881 domain-containing protein, with product MRGGGWVTGGTVRLLTAAVFALAGLIFVTSFNTAKGTNIRTDASLLKLSDLIEQRSTKNGALDESTAAVRDDVDALARRDDGSTKAEDVRLNALEQAAGTKKISGPVVTVTLNDAPPNAQAAPGYPEPQANDLVIHQQDLQAVVNALWKGGAKGIQVMDQRLISTSAVRCVGNTLILQGRVYSPPYKITAVGDQSALKKALTASPAIQNYQLYVKAYGLGWKVGEHEAVTLPGYSGTVDLHYAKPVG from the coding sequence ATGAGGGGTGGTGGCTGGGTGACGGGCGGAACGGTCCGGCTGCTGACGGCTGCCGTATTCGCTCTTGCCGGGCTCATCTTCGTCACTAGCTTCAACACTGCCAAGGGCACCAACATCCGCACGGACGCCTCGCTGCTGAAGCTCTCCGACCTGATCGAGCAGCGCAGCACCAAGAACGGTGCTCTCGACGAGTCCACCGCGGCGGTACGCGACGATGTCGACGCCCTCGCCCGGCGCGACGACGGCTCCACCAAGGCCGAGGACGTGAGGCTGAACGCCCTGGAGCAGGCCGCGGGCACCAAGAAGATCAGCGGGCCGGTCGTCACCGTCACTCTCAACGACGCCCCGCCGAACGCACAGGCCGCCCCCGGCTACCCCGAGCCGCAGGCCAATGACCTGGTGATCCACCAGCAGGACCTGCAGGCCGTCGTCAACGCCCTGTGGAAGGGCGGCGCCAAGGGCATCCAGGTCATGGACCAGCGGCTGATCTCCACCAGCGCCGTGCGGTGTGTGGGAAACACGCTGATCCTCCAGGGCCGCGTCTACTCCCCGCCGTACAAGATCACCGCTGTAGGTGACCAGAGTGCCCTCAAAAAGGCGCTCACCGCCTCCCCGGCGATCCAGAACTACCAGCTGTATGTGAAGGCGTACGGCCTCGGCTGGAAAGTCGGCGAGCATGAGGCGGTGACTCTCCCCGGCTACTCGGGCACAGTGGATCTCCACTACGCGAAGCCCGTGGGGTAG
- a CDS encoding class E sortase produces the protein MSVRLIVRTFSELCITVGTLIMLFVVYVLFWTGIKAGSATDGQIDQLQDRWSQGPVAAPAPDRTVTPGPKAYEDGKPFAVMYIPRFGTSWDWPVLEGTEVRTLHKGLGHYTSTAALGGSGNFSVAGHRRTYGDPFKDFPKLRPGDAVVLTDGTTWFTYRIDKRPYRTVPSDVGVIDPVPGKSGFDGPGRYLTLTTCDPEWGSSHRLVAWAHLDATQPVTDGKPEALRS, from the coding sequence GTGTCGGTGCGTCTGATCGTCAGGACCTTCAGTGAACTCTGCATCACCGTCGGCACCTTGATCATGCTCTTTGTGGTGTACGTGCTGTTCTGGACCGGTATCAAGGCCGGCAGTGCCACGGACGGCCAGATCGACCAGCTCCAGGACAGGTGGTCGCAGGGTCCGGTCGCGGCTCCCGCGCCCGATCGCACAGTGACTCCCGGCCCGAAGGCCTACGAAGACGGAAAGCCTTTCGCGGTCATGTACATCCCCCGCTTCGGCACGAGCTGGGACTGGCCGGTTCTGGAGGGCACCGAGGTGCGTACCCTCCACAAGGGCCTCGGCCACTACACCTCCACCGCCGCGCTCGGCGGCAGCGGCAACTTCTCGGTCGCCGGCCACCGCCGCACGTACGGCGACCCGTTCAAGGACTTCCCGAAGCTGCGTCCGGGGGACGCGGTCGTGCTGACGGACGGTACGACCTGGTTCACGTACCGCATCGACAAGAGGCCCTACCGGACCGTGCCGAGCGATGTCGGCGTCATCGACCCCGTCCCTGGCAAGTCCGGATTCGACGGCCCGGGACGCTATCTGACGCTGACCACCTGCGATCCGGAATGGGGCAGCAGCCACCGGCTGGTCGCCTGGGCGCATCTGGACGCCACCCAGCCTGTGACCGACGGCAAACCGGAAGCTTTGCGCAGCTGA
- a CDS encoding aminodeoxychorismate/anthranilate synthase component II encodes MSARILVVDNYDSFVFNLVQYLYQLGAECEVRRNDEVELAHAQDGFDGVLLSPGPGAPEQAGVCIDMVRHCADTGVPVFGVCLGMQSMAVAYGGVVDRAPELLHGKTSLVTHEGKGVFAGLPSPFTATRYHSLAAEPADLPDELEVTARTADGIIMGLRHRELAVEGVQFHPESVLTEHGHLMLANWLEQCGDTGAIGRSAGLAPVVGKALA; translated from the coding sequence ATGAGCGCACGCATCCTCGTCGTCGACAACTACGACAGCTTCGTCTTCAACCTCGTCCAGTACCTGTACCAGCTCGGTGCCGAGTGCGAGGTCAGGCGCAACGACGAGGTCGAACTCGCGCACGCGCAGGACGGTTTCGACGGCGTACTGCTGTCCCCCGGTCCCGGAGCGCCCGAGCAGGCCGGTGTGTGCATCGACATGGTGCGGCACTGCGCGGATACCGGTGTTCCGGTTTTCGGCGTCTGTCTGGGGATGCAGTCGATGGCGGTGGCGTACGGCGGTGTGGTGGACCGCGCCCCCGAGCTGCTGCACGGCAAGACATCGCTGGTCACACACGAGGGCAAGGGCGTCTTCGCCGGGCTGCCCTCGCCGTTCACCGCGACCCGCTACCACTCGCTGGCCGCCGAGCCGGCGGATCTGCCGGACGAGCTGGAGGTCACGGCGCGGACGGCGGACGGCATCATCATGGGGCTGCGCCACCGTGAACTGGCCGTCGAGGGAGTGCAGTTCCACCCCGAGTCGGTCCTCACCGAGCACGGCCATCTGATGCTCGCCAACTGGCTGGAGCAGTGCGGCGACACCGGGGCGATCGGCCGTTCGGCGGGGCTCGCACCGGTGGTGGGCAAGGCCTTGGCGTGA
- a CDS encoding class E sortase: MSAAGPEDGYDPLTDPLPPGEHGSPWFRAPGVPEPEEPQPQPQEWSGYGQYDAGDPQGYQRDWYVQPEPIPAPQRLSAPQPMSAPSPEPAPMQMADPMPVPDDETVALRTSDTRRAAETPAGPGRAERRKAAKGGRGRRRSQPAAAAVTASADSGSARPLSRVEARRAARALKDSPAVIASRAIGELFISFGVLMLLFVTYQLWWTNIRAGQEAGQETNKIQDDWAKGRKPGAFEPGQGFAIMHIPKLDVVVPIAEGISKHNVLDRGMVGHYGEGKLTTAMPADKSGNFAVAGHRNTHGEPFRYINRLNPGDLVVVETQDAYYTYKMARTLPQTSPSNVGVIGPVPAGSGFTEPGRYITLTTCTPEFTSTYRLIVWGKMVEERPRSKGKPDALVG; this comes from the coding sequence GTGAGCGCCGCAGGCCCTGAGGACGGGTACGACCCGCTGACGGACCCGCTGCCGCCGGGGGAGCACGGCTCGCCGTGGTTCCGGGCGCCGGGCGTTCCGGAGCCGGAGGAGCCGCAACCGCAGCCTCAGGAGTGGTCCGGATACGGTCAGTACGACGCGGGCGATCCTCAGGGCTATCAGCGGGACTGGTACGTACAGCCGGAGCCGATTCCCGCACCGCAACGACTGTCCGCGCCGCAACCAATGTCAGCGCCGTCACCAGAGCCAGCGCCGATGCAGATGGCCGACCCGATGCCCGTACCGGACGACGAGACCGTCGCGCTGCGTACGTCGGACACGCGTCGCGCGGCAGAGACCCCTGCCGGTCCAGGGCGGGCCGAGCGCCGCAAGGCGGCCAAGGGCGGCCGGGGCCGTAGGCGGTCTCAGCCCGCTGCCGCCGCTGTCACCGCCTCGGCCGACTCCGGGTCCGCCAGGCCTCTTTCGCGTGTCGAGGCCCGCCGTGCCGCGCGTGCGCTCAAGGACAGCCCCGCCGTCATCGCCAGCCGCGCCATCGGCGAGCTCTTCATCTCCTTCGGCGTGCTGATGCTGCTGTTCGTCACGTACCAGCTCTGGTGGACGAACATACGCGCGGGGCAGGAGGCCGGCCAGGAGACGAACAAGATCCAGGACGACTGGGCGAAGGGCCGTAAGCCCGGCGCGTTCGAGCCCGGCCAGGGCTTCGCCATCATGCACATCCCCAAGCTGGATGTGGTCGTCCCGATCGCCGAGGGCATCAGCAAGCACAACGTCCTCGACCGCGGCATGGTCGGTCACTACGGCGAGGGCAAGCTCACGACCGCGATGCCCGCGGACAAGTCGGGCAACTTCGCGGTCGCGGGGCACCGCAACACTCACGGCGAACCGTTCCGTTACATCAATCGTCTCAACCCGGGGGACCTGGTCGTCGTTGAGACTCAGGACGCGTACTACACGTACAAGATGGCGCGTACCCTCCCCCAGACCTCGCCGTCGAACGTAGGAGTGATCGGTCCGGTGCCGGCCGGCTCCGGATTCACCGAGCCGGGCAGGTACATCACGTTGACGACGTGTACACCGGAATTCACGAGTACGTATCGATTGATCGTGTGGGGCAAGATGGTCGAGGAACGGCCGCGCAGCAAGGGCAAACCCGATGCGCTTGTCGGCTGA
- a CDS encoding class E sortase, protein MSRARSRIAGAISVFGELLITAGLVLGLFVVYSLWWTNVLADREASKQADRMRDGWNGAPGALDTKGGIGFLHVPAMNNGEVLVREGTDTKSLNNGIAGYYADPIKSALPWDSKGNFTLAAHRDGHGAKFHNIHKLKNGDPIVFETRDTWYVYKVYNELKETSKYNVDVLRPVPKESGKSKPGRYITLTTCTPVYTSDYRYIVWGELARTEKVDKDRTPPVELR, encoded by the coding sequence GTGTCACGTGCGCGTAGCCGGATCGCCGGCGCCATCAGTGTCTTCGGCGAACTGCTGATCACCGCGGGCCTGGTGCTGGGGCTCTTTGTCGTCTACTCACTGTGGTGGACGAACGTTCTCGCCGACCGTGAGGCCTCCAAGCAGGCCGACCGGATGCGCGACGGCTGGAACGGCGCTCCTGGCGCGCTCGACACCAAGGGCGGCATCGGCTTCCTCCACGTGCCCGCCATGAACAACGGCGAGGTGCTCGTGAGGGAGGGCACCGACACCAAGAGCCTCAACAACGGCATCGCGGGCTACTACGCGGACCCGATCAAGTCGGCGCTCCCCTGGGACAGCAAGGGCAACTTCACGCTGGCCGCGCACCGGGACGGGCACGGGGCGAAGTTCCACAACATCCACAAGCTGAAGAACGGCGATCCGATCGTCTTCGAGACCCGGGACACCTGGTACGTCTACAAGGTCTACAACGAGCTCAAGGAGACCTCCAAGTACAACGTGGATGTGCTGAGGCCGGTCCCGAAGGAGTCGGGGAAGTCGAAGCCGGGCCGCTACATCACGCTGACGACGTGCACGCCCGTCTACACCTCGGACTACCGCTACATCGTGTGGGGCGAGCTGGCGCGTACGGAGAAGGTCGACAAGGACCGTACGCCGCCGGTGGAGCTGCGCTGA